A region from the Tahibacter amnicola genome encodes:
- a CDS encoding sensor histidine kinase — protein MIRSTNWLWPVVVWLPIGALFTVLIVSAHGGPTSDAVVAASRMIVAAATLGYGVYGFTARVPWPHPFRLRFVLIHAVAALVYAFAWIVFNSVLHSVIEHRLVMIVGPGWLRFLIMGVWLYLIIAGAAYAVRAAARAAQLEALAARTELAALRAQLHPHFLFNALHTVMQLIPVEPRAASRAAEQLADILRTVLDEQRESLCLREELAFVDRYLAIECLRFGERLVVVRDIDPRALECELPAFAVQTLVENAVRHGAAPNLSATTITIAAHRRDDHLWVSVTDDGVGLPEAGSSAGTGLQRLRQRLSWLYGSNAACVVVPGPGRGVAATLRIPLLEKRSGSGTDDE, from the coding sequence ATGATCCGCTCGACCAACTGGCTCTGGCCGGTGGTGGTATGGCTGCCGATCGGCGCCCTCTTCACCGTCCTGATCGTTTCCGCGCACGGCGGGCCCACCTCCGACGCGGTGGTCGCCGCGTCGCGCATGATCGTCGCCGCCGCGACCCTTGGCTATGGGGTCTACGGGTTCACCGCGCGGGTGCCCTGGCCGCATCCCTTCCGGCTCCGGTTCGTGCTGATCCACGCGGTTGCGGCCCTGGTCTACGCATTCGCGTGGATCGTATTCAACAGCGTGCTGCACAGCGTGATCGAGCACCGCCTGGTGATGATCGTCGGGCCGGGATGGCTGCGATTTCTGATCATGGGGGTGTGGCTGTACCTGATCATCGCCGGTGCCGCCTACGCGGTGCGGGCAGCGGCGCGTGCCGCGCAGCTAGAGGCGCTGGCTGCGCGCACCGAACTGGCGGCACTCCGCGCCCAGTTGCATCCGCACTTCCTGTTCAATGCGCTGCACACGGTGATGCAGCTCATCCCGGTTGAGCCACGTGCGGCTTCGCGCGCAGCCGAGCAACTGGCCGATATCCTGCGCACGGTATTGGATGAGCAGCGCGAGTCGCTGTGCCTGCGCGAGGAGCTGGCATTCGTCGACCGCTACCTGGCGATCGAGTGCCTGCGATTTGGCGAGCGTCTCGTGGTTGTCCGGGATATTGATCCGCGCGCGCTCGAATGCGAGCTGCCGGCATTTGCGGTGCAGACATTGGTTGAGAACGCAGTGCGTCACGGCGCGGCGCCCAACCTGTCTGCGACCACGATCACGATTGCGGCGCACCGCCGCGACGACCACCTTTGGGTCAGCGTCACGGATGACGGTGTCGGATTACCGGAAGCCGGTTCATCTGCCGGAACAGGACTGCAGCGCCTGCGCCAGCGACTGTCGTGGCTGTATGGTTCGAATGCGGCCTGCGTCGTCGTTCCGGGGCCGGGTCGTGGGGTCGCCGCGACGCTCCGGATACCCCTGCTGGAGAAGCGTTCCGGGAGCGGCACGGATGACGAATGA
- a CDS encoding glycoside hydrolase family 25 protein, producing the protein MLNVVIDLSHHNATVDFAQIAASGIRAVFHKATQGTGYTDPTYAPRKPLALEAGLLWGAYHFGDGSDAITQATHFLNVVKPGPNDLLVLDIEQNTSGTSMTLAQAEQFVTQLFKATGRWPGVYGGSYLKNLLQGNGSSVLGNCWLWWAEYAAAPKIAPLWPEWTLWQYTDGYSGPTPHTVTGVGNCDRDQFVGDEAALLRLWGASGTVAPVVLGTTV; encoded by the coding sequence GTGCTGAACGTCGTCATCGATCTCTCACACCACAACGCCACCGTGGATTTCGCACAGATCGCCGCATCGGGAATCCGCGCCGTATTCCACAAAGCAACACAGGGCACGGGCTACACCGACCCGACCTATGCGCCGCGCAAACCACTGGCGCTGGAGGCGGGCCTGTTATGGGGCGCGTATCATTTCGGCGACGGCAGCGACGCCATCACCCAGGCCACGCATTTCCTTAACGTCGTCAAACCGGGACCGAACGACCTGCTGGTTCTGGACATCGAACAGAACACCAGCGGCACCTCGATGACGCTGGCGCAGGCCGAGCAGTTCGTCACGCAGTTGTTCAAGGCAACTGGCCGCTGGCCAGGCGTCTACGGCGGCTCCTACCTGAAGAATCTGCTGCAGGGCAACGGCAGCTCGGTGCTGGGGAACTGCTGGCTATGGTGGGCCGAGTACGCCGCTGCACCAAAGATCGCGCCGTTGTGGCCGGAGTGGACCCTGTGGCAGTACACCGACGGCTACTCCGGCCCGACACCCCACACCGTCACCGGCGTCGGCAATTGCGACCGTGACCAGTTCGTGGGCGACGAAGCCGCCCTGCTCCGCTTGTGGGGTGCTTCTGGAACAGTGGCGCCAGTTGTGCTTGGCACAACGGTCTAG
- a CDS encoding tetratricopeptide repeat protein, with translation MSESLKELDDIAAKWRGGKAPSSQLRLRMASAMSLAADTPERRRTTREHLQAGILQADQDGKSSPTLVMTAHLNLAQLAMADGDLPTAQRLFALAQTRCDQLGSTCGEVQAAIGRGLAMVLRDQGRHAEAAPVYEHTLAFVRSRFNATHPWITSLLVSYGMNAYLAGDYTHAESLLTQAIQSQDRSNDAGRHASLLSYHTLALIGLERYDEAEAEIRETLKESAPLGNEVMIWEVAMSHAAQAYINCIRHPQARWLGTLDEQLATLGKDKQIWQPRLGIVRGWIQRCSSLVPAGNAHP, from the coding sequence TTGTCGGAAAGCCTCAAGGAGCTCGACGACATCGCCGCGAAATGGCGCGGCGGAAAGGCACCTTCCAGCCAGCTTCGGCTGCGCATGGCCAGCGCCATGTCGCTGGCCGCCGATACGCCCGAGCGGCGACGGACCACCCGCGAGCACCTGCAGGCAGGCATCCTGCAGGCCGACCAGGATGGCAAATCTTCGCCGACACTGGTGATGACAGCCCACCTGAATCTCGCCCAGCTGGCCATGGCCGACGGCGACCTTCCCACGGCACAGCGTCTTTTCGCTCTCGCCCAAACGCGCTGCGACCAGCTGGGCAGCACCTGCGGGGAGGTGCAGGCGGCCATCGGTCGTGGCTTGGCGATGGTGCTGCGGGACCAGGGTCGTCACGCCGAGGCGGCACCGGTCTACGAGCACACGCTGGCCTTCGTCCGCTCGCGCTTCAACGCGACACACCCGTGGATCACCTCGTTGCTGGTCAGCTATGGCATGAACGCCTATCTGGCTGGCGACTACACCCACGCCGAATCGCTACTCACCCAGGCGATCCAGTCGCAGGACCGCAGCAACGACGCGGGTCGCCATGCCAGCCTGCTCAGCTATCACACGCTGGCCCTGATCGGCCTGGAACGCTATGACGAAGCCGAAGCCGAGATCCGGGAAACGCTGAAGGAAAGCGCGCCGCTGGGCAACGAGGTGATGATCTGGGAAGTGGCGATGAGCCATGCGGCGCAGGCCTACATCAACTGCATCCGCCATCCGCAGGCACGCTGGCTGGGCACGCTGGACGAACAGCTGGCGACCCTGGGCAAGGACAAGCAGATCTGGCAGCCGCGCCTGGGTATCGTCCGCGGCTGGATACAGCGCTGCTCGTCATTGGTGCCGGCGGGAAACGCACATCCCTGA
- a CDS encoding TonB-dependent receptor domain-containing protein, which translates to MSGIRVRRWPAGLEGGWGVSSVLALSATALAANATETAADTTGKGTVSLDTVTVVGSHIRRIDAQTQHPLLILERADLERTGLTEIADILQLTTIAGQSRNRGINNGGNGELRVNLRSLGDNRTLVLVDGRRWVSALDGGVDLTAIPMVLIERVEVLKDGASALYGSDAIAGVINIVTRRDYAGLEAGAYIAQNAHGDGLRRSYDLTWGEARDGWSVAAGVAYSKDDPILARDRAISATPVHGLPVGAAGSSITPFTGLLPESMADAGQFVRLIPGRPGTSPDDFRPFDSANDRYNYVAQNYLQTPLEQHSLFVQSRLELSPDLALSAGLMRNERRSAQQLAEPTVQFAPYFDGAEGQIVITADNVYNPFDEPVIAAVRRFSEAGARRFNQEVDTTRGYVALDGVFNLGGRAFTWGADATATRAQQDEFVSPYIDNSRLLLALGPSYRDGSGAVHCGTPGEPIAGCVPLNLFGPPGAMTPAMLEYVTRSVHNRKRAESARLAVHAEGAVATLPAGDLDIAVGLEHRNERGYDRPDALIESGNANGTGGTYTSTSGSYAVNEAFVEMRIPLLLDAAFARQLDITLAGRLSDYSAFGNTHKGQAGLRWRPTDDVLVRGSYSQGFRAPSILDLFAGEIRSVAWLTDPCAAENEPTPVVAARCAAAGVPVDVQQSNATNVTSGGNPHLAPETATHRSLGLMYTPQWADGLEASIDWYKVQIHDAIGERDGQSVVEDCYRRGDAGACARIRRAEDGSLIYVSAVAQNIPGGLETEGVDLGLRYRLPTRAGDFVMSWDTSYVSYFGEIGRPDRLTLLADGLPAQGNVVGNNRSPGGYYGVVWRTRSVLSLEWHRGAWSASATGRYFSAIDEDCGNVAYTASVVDDPALLDLCSNPTRVVELDGSGVGQEAPENRVGSVTFFDLQGSWQAPWEATFTLGVRNAFDRQAPVAYSAGANSFFADYDVPGRFWYASYRQKFW; encoded by the coding sequence ATGTCGGGAATTCGTGTCCGCCGCTGGCCGGCGGGTCTGGAGGGCGGGTGGGGTGTTTCGTCGGTACTGGCGTTGTCGGCAACGGCCCTGGCGGCCAATGCAACAGAAACAGCCGCCGACACAACGGGCAAGGGGACTGTTTCACTGGACACGGTGACGGTCGTTGGATCGCATATCCGCCGCATTGATGCGCAGACGCAGCATCCCCTGTTGATCCTGGAGCGTGCGGATCTGGAGCGGACGGGGCTCACGGAGATCGCCGATATCCTGCAATTGACCACGATCGCCGGTCAGTCCCGCAATCGGGGCATCAATAATGGCGGCAATGGTGAATTGCGGGTCAATCTGCGCAGTCTTGGCGACAACCGGACCCTGGTGCTGGTCGACGGCCGTCGCTGGGTTTCCGCGCTTGATGGCGGCGTGGATCTCACGGCCATACCGATGGTGTTGATCGAGCGCGTCGAAGTGCTCAAGGATGGCGCATCGGCCCTGTATGGTTCCGATGCGATCGCCGGTGTCATCAACATCGTGACGCGTCGCGACTACGCGGGACTGGAAGCCGGCGCCTACATCGCGCAGAACGCGCACGGCGACGGGCTGCGCCGTTCCTACGACCTGACCTGGGGCGAGGCGCGTGACGGCTGGAGCGTGGCGGCCGGCGTGGCCTACAGCAAGGATGACCCTATCCTGGCCCGTGACCGCGCCATCTCGGCGACGCCAGTGCACGGGTTGCCGGTGGGAGCGGCCGGTTCATCCATCACGCCGTTCACAGGGCTCCTGCCGGAGTCGATGGCCGACGCGGGCCAGTTCGTGCGGCTCATTCCCGGACGCCCTGGCACCTCGCCGGACGACTTCCGTCCGTTCGATTCCGCCAACGACCGCTACAACTACGTCGCGCAGAATTACCTCCAGACGCCGCTGGAACAACACTCCTTGTTCGTACAGTCGCGTCTTGAACTATCGCCGGACCTTGCCTTGAGTGCGGGACTGATGCGCAACGAGCGCCGATCGGCCCAGCAACTGGCGGAACCGACCGTGCAGTTCGCGCCGTACTTTGATGGCGCCGAAGGCCAGATCGTGATTACGGCAGACAATGTATACAACCCCTTCGATGAGCCGGTGATCGCCGCCGTTCGCCGCTTCAGCGAGGCCGGCGCACGGCGCTTCAACCAGGAAGTGGACACGACGCGCGGCTACGTGGCGCTCGACGGCGTGTTCAATCTGGGGGGGCGCGCCTTTACCTGGGGTGCCGACGCCACGGCTACGCGCGCGCAACAGGATGAATTCGTCTCGCCCTACATCGATAATTCACGCCTGTTGCTGGCGCTGGGGCCTTCCTATCGCGATGGTTCGGGTGCTGTGCATTGCGGTACGCCGGGCGAACCGATCGCCGGATGCGTTCCGCTGAATCTCTTCGGACCGCCTGGCGCCATGACACCGGCCATGCTGGAGTACGTGACGCGTTCGGTGCACAACCGCAAGCGTGCTGAATCGGCACGCCTGGCCGTGCATGCGGAAGGCGCGGTGGCGACACTGCCCGCCGGAGACCTGGACATCGCCGTCGGCCTGGAACACCGGAACGAGCGTGGCTACGACCGTCCCGATGCGCTGATCGAAAGCGGTAACGCCAACGGAACCGGTGGTACGTATACCTCCACCAGCGGCAGCTACGCGGTGAACGAGGCGTTTGTAGAGATGCGGATTCCGCTGCTGCTGGATGCGGCCTTCGCGCGTCAGCTCGACATCACACTAGCGGGCCGCCTTTCGGATTACTCCGCGTTCGGCAACACCCACAAGGGCCAGGCGGGTCTGCGCTGGCGGCCGACCGACGACGTGCTCGTGCGCGGCAGCTACTCGCAGGGTTTCCGCGCTCCGAGCATCCTGGACCTCTTCGCCGGCGAAATCCGTTCGGTGGCCTGGTTGACAGATCCATGCGCGGCCGAGAACGAACCGACGCCGGTCGTCGCCGCGCGTTGCGCGGCTGCCGGTGTGCCGGTGGACGTGCAGCAGTCCAATGCCACGAATGTCACCAGTGGCGGCAACCCGCACCTGGCTCCGGAGACGGCCACGCATCGTTCGCTGGGCCTGATGTACACGCCGCAATGGGCGGACGGGCTGGAAGCCAGTATTGATTGGTACAAAGTGCAGATTCACGATGCAATCGGCGAGCGCGACGGGCAATCCGTTGTCGAAGATTGCTACCGGCGTGGTGACGCCGGCGCCTGCGCCCGCATTCGTCGCGCCGAGGACGGCAGTCTCATTTACGTCAGTGCCGTTGCGCAGAACATTCCCGGCGGACTGGAGACCGAAGGCGTCGACCTGGGCCTGCGCTACCGCCTGCCGACGCGCGCTGGCGACTTCGTGATGAGCTGGGATACGTCCTATGTCAGCTATTTCGGCGAGATCGGTCGGCCGGACCGCCTGACGCTGCTCGCCGACGGGCTGCCGGCGCAGGGCAACGTGGTTGGCAACAACCGCTCCCCGGGGGGCTACTACGGCGTGGTGTGGCGGACGCGTTCGGTGCTGTCGCTGGAATGGCACCGCGGAGCATGGTCCGCATCGGCTACGGGACGCTACTTCTCCGCCATCGACGAGGATTGCGGCAACGTCGCCTACACGGCGTCGGTTGTGGACGATCCGGCTCTGCTGGATCTTTGTTCGAACCCCACTCGCGTCGTCGAGCTGGACGGCTCCGGGGTGGGGCAGGAGGCCCCGGAGAACCGCGTCGGCAGCGTGACGTTCTTCGATTTGCAGGGATCCTGGCAGGCGCCGTGGGAAGCCACATTCACCCTCGGCGTGCGCAACGCGTTTGATCGCCAGGCACCGGTGGCGTACTCCGCTGGCGCCAATTCCTTCTTTGCTGACTACGACGTACCAGGCCGTTTCTGGTACGCCAGCTATCGCCAGAAGTTCTGGTAA
- a CDS encoding LytR/AlgR family response regulator transcription factor encodes MTNDSGRVRVVVADDEPIARQGLRHMLAELDWLHCVGEAANGLAAVELIDAQRPDLAFLDIQMPGLLGTDVIARCRHQPFLIFTTAYSQHAVTAFELGALDYLLKPFGPERLQAALDRARSAFGEPAPSAMGRLADAYAAGPMTRLFVRSGRAILPVPVAGVSYFEAVGDYIAAHVHGAQHIVHVSLQRLEERLDPKQFARIHRTHIVNLDHVRAFRRDADGRLCAHLHDGVVLPVSRAKAQELRHLCSG; translated from the coding sequence ATGACGAATGATTCCGGCCGTGTACGCGTGGTCGTGGCGGACGACGAACCGATCGCCCGGCAGGGACTACGGCACATGCTGGCGGAGCTGGACTGGTTGCACTGCGTCGGCGAGGCGGCAAACGGCCTGGCGGCGGTCGAGCTGATCGATGCGCAACGGCCTGACCTGGCCTTCCTGGATATCCAGATGCCCGGATTGCTGGGAACTGACGTCATCGCACGGTGCCGGCACCAACCGTTTCTGATCTTCACCACGGCCTACAGCCAGCACGCCGTCACCGCATTTGAACTGGGCGCGCTGGACTATCTGCTCAAACCGTTTGGTCCCGAGCGCTTGCAGGCAGCCCTCGACCGTGCGCGTTCTGCCTTCGGAGAGCCGGCGCCATCTGCAATGGGGCGTCTGGCGGATGCGTATGCGGCGGGCCCGATGACGCGCCTGTTCGTGCGCAGCGGTCGCGCCATTCTTCCCGTCCCGGTGGCGGGCGTGAGCTACTTTGAAGCGGTCGGCGACTACATCGCTGCGCACGTGCACGGCGCGCAGCATATCGTGCACGTGTCGTTGCAGCGGCTGGAAGAGCGTCTTGACCCAAAACAGTTCGCGCGTATCCATCGCACGCATATCGTCAATCTCGATCACGTGCGCGCATTCCGGCGTGACGCGGACGGACGGCTCTGCGCCCATCTGCACGATGGCGTGGTGTTGCCGGTGAGTCGGGCCAAGGCCCAGGAACTGCGCCACCTGTGCAGTGGTTGA
- a CDS encoding serine hydrolase domain-containing protein has product MLSLLLASSAYLTAPVDVSPSRQVDAIVQQEMARQRVPGVVVAVLSKGREMKVGAYGLANVEHQVPTRRETVFQSGSVGKQFTAAAVMLLVQDGKLALGESVRHYLPDLGERWQPITLRHLLTHTSGLPDWDDARSVRLERGDFSEAALQGLIDELPLPHTPGERFEYSNPGYVLLGILISKVTGRFYGEFLRERIFTPMHMKTARIISEADIVPHRAAGYRFVGDDLKNQEWVSPSANTTADGSLYVTIDDLIAWDRGLNAREVLSESLLRTMWTTTLTTNGEDIHYGFGWFIDTFDGRRCVWHTGEWQGFTSAMLRYVDDGLTVIVLTNAAGGGGPDVVPGGDPERIATAIAKVYLPAAAAPDVP; this is encoded by the coding sequence ATGCTATCGCTCTTGCTTGCCAGTAGTGCTTACCTGACTGCACCGGTGGATGTCTCGCCATCACGACAGGTCGACGCTATCGTGCAGCAGGAGATGGCGCGGCAGCGCGTTCCGGGTGTGGTCGTTGCGGTGCTGTCCAAGGGGCGCGAGATGAAAGTCGGCGCCTACGGACTGGCGAACGTGGAACACCAGGTACCGACCCGGCGCGAGACGGTTTTCCAGAGCGGGTCGGTCGGCAAGCAGTTTACGGCCGCGGCCGTGATGCTGCTGGTACAGGACGGGAAACTGGCGCTGGGTGAATCGGTTCGCCACTACCTGCCGGACCTGGGCGAACGGTGGCAGCCCATCACCCTGCGTCACCTGCTCACCCACACCAGTGGGCTGCCCGATTGGGATGACGCGCGTTCTGTGCGCCTGGAACGCGGCGATTTCAGCGAAGCTGCCCTGCAGGGCTTGATTGACGAACTGCCGTTGCCGCATACCCCCGGCGAGCGTTTCGAGTACAGCAACCCGGGATACGTACTGCTCGGCATTCTCATCTCGAAGGTGACAGGCCGCTTCTACGGGGAATTTCTGCGCGAACGGATTTTCACGCCGATGCACATGAAGACCGCGCGTATCATCAGCGAGGCGGATATCGTGCCGCACCGTGCAGCCGGCTACCGCTTCGTGGGCGATGACCTGAAAAACCAGGAATGGGTCTCGCCCAGCGCCAACACGACGGCCGATGGCAGCCTGTACGTGACGATCGATGACCTGATCGCATGGGATCGCGGGCTAAACGCCCGGGAAGTGCTGAGCGAATCGCTCTTGCGGACGATGTGGACCACCACGCTGACCACCAACGGCGAGGACATCCACTACGGCTTCGGCTGGTTCATCGACACTTTTGACGGCCGGCGCTGTGTCTGGCACACCGGTGAATGGCAGGGCTTCACGTCGGCGATGCTGCGGTATGTGGACGATGGGCTCACCGTGATCGTACTGACGAACGCGGCCGGCGGCGGTGGTCCGGACGTGGTGCCGGGCGGTGATCCGGAACGCATCGCCACGGCGATTGCAAAAGTGTACCTGCCGGCTGCGGCGGCGCCGGATGTCCCTTAG
- a CDS encoding ABC transporter ATP-binding protein — protein sequence MQPQDRFESPSPLVNLRGVSKTYAGGAAPFPALSDVDLEIRAGEFVAIAGQSGSGKSTLLNLIAGLDRPSRGEVMVDGHAVHSLSERALSRWRGNHVGIVFQFFQLMPTLTAAENVMLPMDFCGRWRASERRPRALELLQRLGVADQADKFPATLSGGQQQRVAVARALANGPRLLLADEPTGNLDSRSADALLDLLASLVRDGLTIAMVTHEPTAMARASRVVHLADGRLADTRDTRHAA from the coding sequence ATGCAGCCTCAAGACCGCTTCGAATCGCCCTCGCCCCTGGTCAATCTGCGCGGCGTCTCCAAAACCTACGCGGGCGGCGCGGCGCCGTTTCCGGCGCTGTCGGACGTTGACCTGGAGATCCGGGCCGGCGAGTTCGTCGCCATTGCCGGCCAGTCCGGCAGCGGCAAATCCACCCTGCTGAACCTGATTGCCGGCCTGGACCGTCCAAGCCGTGGCGAAGTGATGGTCGACGGACACGCGGTGCACAGCCTGTCGGAGCGCGCACTGTCGCGCTGGCGCGGCAATCACGTCGGCATTGTCTTCCAGTTTTTCCAATTGATGCCCACCCTCACCGCCGCGGAGAACGTGATGCTGCCGATGGACTTCTGTGGACGCTGGCGCGCATCCGAACGACGCCCGCGCGCCCTGGAACTGCTCCAGCGGCTGGGGGTGGCGGACCAGGCGGACAAGTTTCCGGCGACGCTTTCGGGCGGCCAGCAGCAACGAGTCGCCGTGGCACGGGCGCTGGCCAACGGCCCGCGGCTGCTGCTGGCCGACGAACCGACGGGCAATCTGGATTCGCGCTCGGCGGACGCCCTGCTGGACCTTCTGGCAAGTCTGGTACGCGACGGACTGACCATCGCCATGGTCACGCACGAACCAACGGCCATGGCGCGCGCTTCCCGCGTTGTCCACCTGGCCGATGGACGTCTGGCAGACACCCGGGATACGCGCCATGCTGCCTGA
- a CDS encoding phosphodiester glycosidase family protein yields the protein MTLHNAPLRAAALRLCAAATLTGFALTPAYAQERCSTTVRATLAHGNTTADWRTDCPATSRDWIGLYRVGEVPGATPSLWWRYTQGSPAAAWSLPTPRQPGDYVFYYFRNDGYARSARSNTVSVSAQRCATATTASPAHLRPGERITVNWFTDCPTSSSDWVGVYANDGGVPAPHPIWLAPTGGGKSGTIYVDAPIGDATVTASYFPSGADQPAAASAPVQVGLGEGVRTYVQVGENPALKLWVVQLDLSNPRIGLRVLGGGADPDGNGPWQTRLATVPQIGSREGVDLAFNASFFSIDSTAPWPASGYVVDQPARSIGLTMTDGRAWPDHRPQPAGWPVLWTDRNGSAHITDASGVSLAQAHQAVSGNAWLVRDGKSVAPLDGVFAQRHPRTAACISADGASLTLMTVDGRQAASVGMTGPELANALLPWGCDRAINLDGGGSTTLLRRDTLLSPLRVLNRPSDGAPRPVANALGIYVLPDEP from the coding sequence ATGACACTTCACAACGCGCCCTTGCGCGCGGCGGCCCTGCGCCTGTGCGCCGCTGCGACACTGACGGGATTTGCGCTCACCCCGGCCTACGCCCAGGAACGCTGTAGTACGACTGTCCGCGCCACATTGGCCCACGGCAACACCACGGCAGACTGGCGAACCGACTGCCCCGCCACTTCCCGGGACTGGATCGGCCTTTATCGGGTCGGTGAGGTGCCTGGAGCCACGCCATCGCTCTGGTGGCGCTATACGCAGGGCAGTCCTGCCGCCGCGTGGAGCCTCCCGACTCCGCGGCAACCTGGCGACTACGTCTTCTACTACTTCCGCAATGACGGGTACGCGCGCTCGGCGCGCAGCAACACCGTGTCGGTCTCTGCACAGCGCTGCGCCACGGCGACAACGGCTTCGCCTGCGCACCTGCGCCCGGGCGAGCGGATCACCGTCAACTGGTTCACCGATTGTCCGACGTCCAGCAGCGACTGGGTGGGCGTCTACGCGAACGACGGGGGTGTCCCCGCGCCGCATCCGATCTGGCTTGCCCCTACCGGCGGCGGCAAGAGCGGCACGATCTACGTCGATGCGCCGATCGGTGATGCCACGGTCACCGCGAGCTATTTTCCGTCCGGCGCCGACCAGCCCGCCGCGGCGAGTGCGCCGGTGCAGGTGGGGCTGGGCGAGGGCGTCCGGACCTACGTCCAGGTCGGTGAGAACCCGGCTTTGAAGCTGTGGGTCGTGCAGTTGGATCTGTCGAACCCACGGATCGGCCTGCGTGTGCTCGGCGGTGGCGCTGATCCCGATGGCAATGGCCCGTGGCAGACACGGCTGGCGACGGTACCCCAGATCGGCAGCCGCGAAGGCGTCGATCTGGCGTTCAACGCGAGTTTCTTCTCAATCGACTCAACCGCGCCGTGGCCGGCCAGCGGCTACGTGGTGGACCAGCCCGCGCGTTCGATCGGCTTGACGATGACCGATGGGCGCGCATGGCCGGATCACCGTCCGCAGCCGGCCGGTTGGCCGGTACTGTGGACCGATCGCAACGGAAGTGCGCACATCACGGACGCGTCCGGCGTTTCACTGGCGCAGGCGCACCAGGCGGTATCCGGCAACGCCTGGCTGGTGCGGGACGGAAAATCCGTGGCGCCCCTGGACGGCGTGTTCGCGCAACGGCACCCGCGCACCGCGGCCTGCATTTCAGCCGACGGTGCCAGCCTCACGCTGATGACGGTGGACGGCCGCCAGGCCGCCAGCGTCGGCATGACGGGCCCCGAGTTGGCCAATGCGCTGTTGCCGTGGGGATGCGACCGGGCGATCAACCTAGACGGTGGCGGCAGCACCACGCTGTTGCGACGCGACACGCTGCTTTCGCCGCTGCGCGTGCTCAATCGCCCCAGTGATGGTGCACCGCGGCCGGTCGCCAACGCGCTGGGAATCTACGTGCTGCCGGATGAACCCTGA